From a single Aestuariibius sp. HNIBRBA575 genomic region:
- a CDS encoding uracil-DNA glycosylase family protein: MESLSLDDMDPHAALALLDWQVELGVVEAIGDVPIDRYDLPEPVAKSASQPASNQAPAVPKAAADDPVAEAEAAAKRASTLPELAAAMEAYDHCTLKRGARSFVFGAGQPGAQVMIIGDAPDRDEDRVGQPFVGRAGQLLDKMTMAIGLDRNVDGALYLTNVLPWRPSQNRNPDAKEFAMMLPFLRRHIALVDPKVVILMGSGPCTALLGRGAISRLRGSWADVAGKPAMPIFHPTYLMQRPAAKRDAWADLLAVQAKLRSQ, from the coding sequence ATGGAATCGCTTTCACTGGATGATATGGACCCGCATGCCGCGCTGGCCCTGCTGGATTGGCAGGTCGAATTGGGCGTGGTTGAGGCGATCGGTGACGTTCCAATTGACCGCTATGATCTGCCTGAACCGGTCGCAAAATCCGCATCCCAGCCCGCGTCAAATCAGGCCCCAGCCGTTCCAAAGGCCGCTGCCGACGATCCCGTCGCCGAAGCAGAAGCCGCCGCAAAACGCGCCAGCACCCTGCCGGAATTGGCCGCCGCCATGGAAGCCTATGACCATTGCACCCTGAAACGCGGGGCCCGGTCATTTGTGTTTGGGGCAGGTCAACCGGGGGCGCAGGTCATGATCATTGGCGACGCCCCGGATCGCGACGAAGACCGCGTGGGGCAACCCTTTGTTGGGCGCGCTGGGCAATTGCTGGACAAAATGACGATGGCGATTGGTCTGGATCGGAATGTGGACGGCGCGCTCTATCTGACCAATGTTTTGCCGTGGCGCCCATCCCAGAACCGCAATCCGGATGCCAAAGAATTTGCAATGATGTTGCCGTTTTTGCGACGTCACATTGCGCTGGTTGACCCCAAAGTGGTGATTTTGATGGGCAGTGGTCCCTGCACTGCGTTGCTGGGACGCGGGGCGATTTCGCGACTGCGGGGCAGTTGGGCAGATGTGGCCGGCAAACCCGCCATGCCGATTTTCCACCCGACCTATCTGATGCAGCGCCCGGCCGCCAAACGGGATGCTTGGGCGGATCTATTGGCTGTGCAGGCCAAATTGCGCAGCCAATAA
- the moaB gene encoding molybdenum cofactor biosynthesis protein B, whose protein sequence is MSRIDDTKEFIPVRIAVLTVSDTRQLGDDKSGQTLVDRIEAAGHILADRAIITDERVEIADQLRAWCANPDIDVIISTGGTGLTGRDVTVEAHRDVYEKEIDAFGTVFTIVSMKKIGTSAVQSRATGGVSNGTYLFALPGSPGACKDAWDEILQLQLDYRHKPCNFVEIFPRLTENQRRK, encoded by the coding sequence ATGTCCCGTATCGACGACACCAAAGAGTTCATCCCCGTTCGCATCGCTGTTTTGACCGTCAGTGACACACGCCAATTGGGGGATGACAAATCCGGTCAAACCTTGGTCGACCGGATTGAGGCCGCCGGTCATATTCTGGCAGATCGTGCGATCATCACAGACGAACGTGTTGAAATCGCAGATCAATTACGGGCTTGGTGCGCCAACCCAGACATCGACGTGATCATTTCGACCGGGGGAACCGGCCTGACTGGGCGGGACGTCACGGTTGAGGCACATCGCGACGTTTACGAAAAAGAAATCGACGCCTTCGGGACGGTTTTCACCATCGTTTCGATGAAAAAGATCGGCACAAGCGCCGTTCAAAGCCGCGCCACCGGGGGCGTGTCGAATGGCACTTACCTGTTTGCGCTTCCCGGCAGTCCGGGCGCCTGCAAAGACGCGTGGGATGAAATTTTGCAACTTCAGCTCGATTACCGCCACAAGCCCTGCAACTTTGTCGAAATATTTCCACGTTTGACTGAAAATCAGCGACGGAAATAA
- a CDS encoding protein-disulfide reductase DsbD domain-containing protein: MIKWILPPVFAAVAGMACAQQTSDIATAELLPGWRMENGNHMAGLRVRLSPGWKTYWRSPGDAGIPPHFTWEGSQNISSVVFHWPVPDVFYQNGMRSIGYESEVVIPMEFQADGSGIAQLSGQVEIGVCQDVCVPMQLQFSGELSPQGTRDLAIVTALVDRPQSATEANVTQVDCQVELTSDGMHLSAQINMPDAGTNPGEEEMVIETGDRAIWVSEPETHRQGDVLMATADLMRVDGGALVLDRSALRFTVLGTERSVDIMGCTG, from the coding sequence ATGATCAAATGGATTCTTCCCCCCGTATTTGCTGCTGTGGCTGGCATGGCCTGTGCCCAACAGACGTCTGACATTGCCACCGCAGAGTTACTGCCGGGTTGGCGCATGGAAAACGGCAACCATATGGCTGGGTTGCGCGTGCGCCTGTCACCGGGGTGGAAAACCTATTGGCGTTCGCCGGGCGATGCGGGCATTCCGCCACATTTCACCTGGGAGGGGTCCCAAAACATTTCATCCGTGGTTTTTCATTGGCCGGTCCCGGATGTGTTTTATCAAAACGGAATGCGTTCCATCGGATATGAATCCGAGGTGGTCATCCCGATGGAGTTTCAGGCCGATGGGTCTGGGATTGCGCAATTGTCCGGGCAGGTCGAAATTGGCGTCTGTCAGGATGTGTGCGTGCCAATGCAATTGCAGTTTTCAGGGGAATTGTCCCCCCAAGGCACCCGTGATCTGGCGATTGTGACCGCGTTGGTGGACCGCCCGCAATCCGCAACAGAAGCAAATGTAACGCAGGTGGATTGCCAAGTTGAGCTGACATCAGACGGCATGCATTTGTCGGCGCAGATCAACATGCCCGATGCAGGGACAAATCCCGGCGAAGAGGAAATGGTAATCGAAACCGGGGATCGCGCCATTTGGGTGTCAGAGCCGGAAACCCATCGTCAGGGTGATGTTCTGATGGCAACGGCTGATTTGATGCGGGTGGATGGCGGCGCATTGGTGCTGGACCGGTCGGCCCTGCGGTTCACTGTGCTGGGAACGGAGCGCAGCGTGGACATCATGGGATGCACCGGCTGA
- a CDS encoding YqgE/AlgH family protein: MKPTSQNLTGQLLIAMPDMADPRFHQSVVFVCAHSSTETMGLIINKHLSGVTFSGLLEQLDIASADAVPDLDIHYGGPVETARGFVLHSSEYGAEETTVRVSDHFGLSASLDILSDIAMGNGPKNALFTLGYAGWGPGQLEDEIGQNAWLSCPADPEIVIGLPVADKWSAALKSMGIDPMLLSSDAGHA; this comes from the coding sequence ATGAAACCGACTTCACAGAATCTGACCGGTCAACTTTTGATCGCGATGCCCGATATGGCCGACCCGCGTTTTCATCAAAGCGTCGTGTTCGTTTGCGCCCATTCCAGCACAGAAACCATGGGGCTGATTATCAACAAACACCTGTCCGGCGTGACATTTTCCGGCCTGCTGGAACAGCTTGATATTGCATCAGCGGACGCAGTGCCCGATTTGGACATCCATTATGGCGGCCCCGTGGAAACCGCCCGCGGATTTGTGCTGCATTCATCCGAATATGGCGCCGAAGAAACCACCGTTCGGGTTTCAGATCATTTCGGACTAAGCGCATCGTTGGACATTTTGTCGGACATCGCCATGGGAAATGGTCCCAAAAATGCCCTGTTCACATTGGGTTACGCCGGTTGGGGCCCCGGACAACTCGAAGATGAAATCGGCCAGAATGCATGGCTCAGCTGTCCTGCGGACCCAGAAATCGTCATCGGACTACCCGTCGCCGACAAATGGAGCGCCGCCCTGAAATCCATGGGGATTGACCCGATGTTATTGTCGTCTGATGCGGGCCATGCCTAG
- a CDS encoding autotransporter domain-containing protein, translated as MINNRKTRRRQAAIVRKQNRDCLAKHHGPAARAMVGVVGLGAAIAFPGAGHSQSIPPSVVSDTCTISGTSATCSGDLSSGITTTGPGVDAVTVQSLTGDIAPDAGVAGISFINEESDDAGIEINVTGDGHQISTNGASGIDAVSAAAGGGDAYFAGGDITITSDADITTSGASAHGISAATGFSRAFDASDIRITSTGDIAASVEGSIGINIVNSTYGGMGVVQSTGDIESGLSGINVRTIYGAVSITSVGNITSTDGISARGVGSGIDIASTGDIAALGHGIRTLGHDLDINIQSTGNIAAGSGDAINIQANSDAIDVTSVGDLSSAAGNGIGIDLRYRSDADITISTTGDVTAEHTAIAIGHSGYASSGDVTITSVGNIASHSGSGIVTNLEDGNRTIHSTGDITVHSTGIFANSYMGQISVQSEGNIHSGFNGISAFGGAVDVIADGNIMTERGDGIRSYSLFSTNIQSTGNITALTGTGIEARAGILAGNLHVETSGTITAQTGIEMRDNYDGLDRLDGLNLINSGHITADQSGVFFNTSQDRALSITNSGSIVGETGIFSTGSVEIVNSGHIQGDGGFAINLTGDSADVLTLDAGSTIVGAIDFGNGNDGLGGANANDIDVLNLNVSAGTSTILQFADASGLDSDFESMPEIINYSGPNQLVTLDSNLVVYDMTSFAAPSAFMSGLSGGVLNALDSQNNAANLGATSDIVSRGVGVWPSEPPQFWGAAFGGRSSTGSNDTAGELEHSYSGFTVGMESDVSNSEGVWGILAGATNSSIDLSLGAGNTDIASAFAGVYWRRDFDDVQLRASLLGGVTENDTTRVINALPATGSFEGTFIAPSVAVAVPFEIADVSMTFDTRATYMQMQLDGYTEDGAVETFIHGRDVSVFNLRSQIQTQSLFDEMGWAQSQLKLRLGVDATVDAGSEPVMATLLGSTVEFDSQNLDEINGFVGFDFLHQSVDDHWDIALNGEVQTDFESGYGVNLGVRVNFSF; from the coding sequence TTGATTAACAATCGCAAGACCCGTCGTCGTCAAGCCGCCATTGTCCGAAAACAAAATCGCGATTGCCTCGCGAAACATCATGGGCCAGCTGCCCGTGCGATGGTTGGGGTTGTTGGGCTTGGGGCTGCGATTGCGTTTCCGGGGGCTGGCCACAGTCAGAGCATCCCACCCTCTGTCGTATCAGATACATGCACGATTTCCGGGACATCTGCGACATGTAGCGGGGATTTGTCATCGGGGATCACGACAACCGGCCCCGGCGTTGATGCGGTTACAGTGCAATCCCTGACCGGGGATATCGCCCCCGATGCAGGCGTCGCCGGTATATCCTTTATCAACGAAGAGAGCGATGATGCCGGGATCGAAATAAACGTCACCGGGGATGGCCATCAGATCAGCACAAACGGTGCCTCTGGTATTGACGCAGTAAGTGCTGCGGCAGGCGGCGGTGATGCATACTTTGCCGGTGGTGATATCACGATCACATCGGATGCGGACATCACAACATCAGGCGCCTCTGCGCATGGGATATCAGCCGCCACTGGTTTTAGCAGAGCCTTTGACGCAAGCGACATTCGCATAACGTCCACGGGCGACATCGCAGCCTCTGTTGAGGGGTCAATCGGCATCAACATCGTGAACAGCACCTATGGAGGAATGGGTGTTGTGCAGTCCACAGGCGATATTGAAAGCGGACTTTCAGGAATTAATGTCCGCACGATATATGGTGCAGTTTCCATCACGTCCGTAGGGAATATTACCTCGACGGACGGGATATCGGCGCGCGGCGTCGGTTCGGGTATAGATATCGCATCCACGGGGGACATTGCTGCCTTAGGTCATGGTATCCGCACCTTAGGCCATGACCTGGATATTAACATCCAGTCCACAGGCAATATCGCGGCGGGTTCCGGCGATGCGATCAATATCCAAGCCAATAGCGACGCCATTGATGTGACATCAGTCGGGGATCTATCAAGCGCTGCTGGAAATGGTATCGGAATCGATCTGCGCTATCGTTCTGATGCCGATATTACCATTTCAACCACCGGTGATGTCACCGCGGAACACACGGCAATCGCCATCGGACATTCCGGATATGCGTCCAGCGGAGACGTGACCATTACGTCGGTTGGGAATATCGCGTCTCATTCTGGATCTGGTATTGTGACCAATCTGGAGGATGGAAACAGGACCATCCATTCGACCGGGGACATCACGGTTCATAGCACCGGCATTTTCGCCAATTCCTACATGGGTCAGATTTCCGTTCAGTCTGAGGGGAACATTCACTCCGGGTTTAATGGGATTTCGGCATTTGGCGGCGCGGTGGATGTAATTGCTGATGGTAATATCATGACAGAAAGGGGCGATGGAATTCGGTCCTATTCACTGTTTTCCACCAACATCCAGTCAACCGGCAACATCACCGCCCTGACCGGGACCGGCATCGAAGCACGCGCGGGCATTTTAGCGGGCAATCTGCACGTTGAAACGTCCGGCACCATCACTGCGCAAACAGGCATTGAGATGCGCGATAATTACGACGGTCTGGATCGGCTTGATGGGCTGAATTTGATCAACTCAGGTCACATAACAGCCGATCAATCCGGGGTGTTTTTCAACACATCGCAGGACCGGGCATTGTCCATCACCAATTCGGGGTCAATTGTTGGGGAAACCGGGATTTTCAGCACCGGATCCGTCGAGATTGTAAATTCAGGCCATATCCAGGGCGATGGTGGCTTTGCCATCAACCTGACTGGGGACAGCGCGGATGTGCTCACACTGGACGCCGGTTCAACGATTGTCGGTGCCATTGATTTTGGCAACGGCAATGACGGGCTGGGGGGCGCCAATGCGAATGATATTGATGTGCTCAATCTAAATGTTTCGGCGGGTACCAGCACCATTTTGCAATTTGCCGATGCCAGCGGGTTGGACAGTGATTTCGAAAGCATGCCCGAGATCATTAATTATTCCGGCCCGAACCAATTGGTGACGCTTGATTCCAACCTTGTCGTCTATGACATGACCAGCTTTGCCGCGCCGTCGGCATTTATGTCTGGTTTGTCGGGCGGTGTTTTAAACGCGCTCGACAGCCAAAACAACGCGGCCAATTTGGGGGCAACGAGTGATATCGTGTCGCGCGGTGTCGGCGTCTGGCCATCAGAGCCGCCGCAATTCTGGGGCGCTGCATTTGGCGGTCGTTCATCCACCGGATCAAATGACACCGCAGGAGAGCTAGAACACAGCTATTCCGGATTTACAGTTGGGATGGAATCCGACGTCTCAAACTCAGAGGGCGTCTGGGGGATCCTTGCAGGGGCCACCAACAGCAGCATCGATCTGTCATTGGGCGCGGGCAACACCGACATCGCGTCGGCATTTGCAGGTGTTTATTGGCGGCGTGACTTTGATGATGTGCAATTGCGCGCCTCGTTGCTTGGCGGTGTGACCGAAAATGACACGACCCGGGTGATCAACGCGTTGCCCGCAACCGGGTCCTTTGAGGGGACTTTCATTGCGCCATCTGTGGCGGTTGCTGTCCCGTTTGAAATCGCTGACGTCTCAATGACGTTCGACACGCGCGCGACCTATATGCAAATGCAGCTCGATGGCTACACCGAGGATGGCGCCGTTGAGACATTCATTCATGGTCGCGATGTGTCTGTTTTTAATCTGCGGTCTCAAATCCAAACCCAGTCCCTTTTTGATGAAATGGGGTGGGCACAGTCTCAGCTGAAATTGCGGCTTGGGGTTGATGCGACCGTTGACGCAGGTTCTGAACCGGTTATGGCCACGTTGCTTGGGTCAACCGTTGAATTTGACTCTCAAAATCTGGATGAAATTAACGGGTTCGTCGGCTTTGATTTCTTGCATCAATCCGTCGACGATCACTGGGACATCGCGCTAAACGGCGAAGTGCAAACAGATTTTGAATCCGGTTACGGTGTAAATTTGGGTGTGCGGGTCAATTTTAGCTTCTGA
- a CDS encoding TIGR03032 family protein: protein MPEPSEHTKPASQAKYSVSAGFVGLMAQLNIAVALTSYQSGRLYLLGRNLSGGLMVNEQVFQKAMGLFYRDKTLYLATLAHVYRMTNILRPNEVMDEQFTDCFIPRTAHFTGILDAHDVGVSDQGTVYFVNTRYNCIAELSDVHSFKPVWKPRFVSTLISEDRCHLNGLAMQDGAIKYASAVSKSDTIDGWRDRRADGGVIIDVQTDEIVCQGLSMPHSPRVHNDRLWVLNSGTGELGWVDLTKPADQNFTPLAFCPGFVRGLSFHGNFAFVGLSKPRYERFEGLALDDALSRRDSDPWCGLQVIDLTNGRCVEWFRIDGQVEELYDIEVLPDITCPRAFGFLTDDVLGIVTAEQAS, encoded by the coding sequence ATGCCCGAACCGTCTGAACACACAAAACCCGCATCCCAAGCGAAATATTCCGTGTCCGCAGGCTTTGTCGGGCTCATGGCGCAGCTCAATATTGCCGTGGCACTGACATCATATCAATCGGGGCGGCTGTACCTGCTGGGGCGGAACCTATCGGGTGGCTTGATGGTCAACGAACAGGTGTTTCAAAAAGCGATGGGCCTGTTTTACCGGGACAAAACGCTGTATCTGGCGACGTTGGCGCATGTTTACCGCATGACAAATATCTTGCGCCCGAATGAGGTCATGGATGAACAATTCACCGATTGTTTTATTCCTAGAACGGCGCATTTTACCGGGATTTTGGACGCCCATGACGTTGGCGTTTCTGACCAAGGCACCGTGTATTTTGTCAATACGCGGTACAATTGCATCGCCGAACTTTCGGATGTGCATTCGTTCAAACCCGTCTGGAAACCCCGTTTTGTTTCAACGCTCATTTCCGAGGATCGATGCCACTTAAATGGGTTGGCCATGCAGGACGGCGCGATCAAATATGCCAGCGCGGTTAGTAAATCTGACACGATTGACGGCTGGCGTGATCGACGCGCCGATGGCGGTGTCATTATTGATGTTCAAACCGATGAAATCGTCTGCCAAGGATTGTCGATGCCCCATTCGCCGCGGGTCCATAACGACCGGCTCTGGGTGTTGAACTCTGGCACTGGCGAACTGGGCTGGGTCGATCTGACCAAACCCGCAGATCAAAACTTTACGCCCTTGGCATTTTGCCCCGGATTTGTGCGGGGGCTGTCATTTCATGGCAACTTTGCCTTCGTTGGATTGTCAAAACCCCGCTATGAACGTTTTGAAGGGCTCGCATTAGACGACGCGCTGAGCCGCAGGGATAGCGACCCTTGGTGCGGCTTGCAGGTCATCGATCTGACCAATGGGCGATGCGTCGAATGGTTCCGCATCGATGGTCAGGTTGAGGAACTATATGACATCGAAGTTCTGCCCGACATCACATGCCCACGCGCGTTCGGCTTTTTGACCGATGATGTTCTGGGCATCGTGACCGCAGAACAGGCGTCGTGA
- a CDS encoding LysR family transcriptional regulator, whose protein sequence is MHTLDPRQTSCFLTAIQCGTVRGAAEQLALEPSTVSRNISALEKRLATTLVERGRLGVRATEAGELLIAFLSQQEGALDLLQSEFDALAGMKRGKVSIAVGEGFVGDLFDNALAAFLMAFPDITFSLSVGSTENVLHQVVSEQAHIGLAYNVPKAPQIRVQTSCAQPLVGLVKRGGFYDTEQPFSLDDLAAMPCAVPPKSFGIGAMITAAEARQGVRLRAVIETGSIAALKAFVRNDMGCTILPRFVVESELSAGLMVARSIPRSIFPDGQSSLIRKEGRKLPQAAQLLLKHLKSMSAFT, encoded by the coding sequence ATGCATACCCTTGATCCCAGACAAACCTCCTGCTTTCTGACCGCAATTCAGTGCGGCACAGTGCGCGGCGCTGCTGAACAGCTCGCTTTGGAACCATCCACTGTTAGCCGCAACATTTCTGCGCTCGAAAAAAGGCTGGCCACGACATTGGTTGAACGCGGGCGGCTTGGTGTTCGTGCGACAGAGGCGGGCGAATTGTTAATCGCGTTTCTTTCACAGCAAGAAGGCGCGCTTGATCTGCTTCAATCTGAATTTGATGCTCTTGCTGGGATGAAGCGCGGCAAGGTTTCGATTGCAGTTGGAGAAGGCTTTGTTGGCGATCTTTTCGACAACGCATTGGCTGCATTTTTGATGGCTTTCCCTGACATCACATTTTCGCTGTCGGTTGGATCAACCGAGAATGTCTTGCATCAAGTTGTGTCAGAACAGGCGCATATTGGGCTGGCATATAATGTTCCAAAGGCTCCGCAGATCAGGGTTCAAACGTCTTGCGCGCAGCCACTTGTTGGGCTGGTCAAACGCGGCGGATTTTATGACACAGAGCAGCCGTTTTCATTGGATGACCTTGCTGCGATGCCATGTGCGGTTCCGCCCAAAAGCTTTGGCATCGGAGCGATGATTACCGCCGCCGAAGCAAGGCAAGGGGTAAGGTTGCGCGCCGTAATCGAGACCGGATCGATCGCAGCACTGAAGGCATTTGTGCGCAATGATATGGGCTGCACGATCTTGCCAAGATTCGTTGTCGAAAGCGAGCTATCCGCGGGATTGATGGTGGCGCGTTCGATCCCGCGCTCGATTTTCCCAGATGGGCAATCATCCCTAATTCGCAAAGAAGGTCGAAAGCTTCCGCAGGCGGCCCAGCTTTTGCTTAAGCATTTGAAGTCTATGTCTGCATTTACATGA
- a CDS encoding NAD(P)-dependent oxidoreductase has protein sequence MATQLIKTGFDVTCFDPSPENSGKMSALGATTTASAGVLAKSCDGIILSLPKAAVVEAVMDEILPDIQVGTVILDASTSEPATSQAMSAKGAEHGFVFVDGPVSGGPAAANAGTMTMLLGGDVDAIETLRPVLDALTAKTVRVGGSGAGHAAKIANNMLCAANLVLVGEAIRLGQAAGVKPEDLLEGINAGSGRSGVSEVNFPKWVLNDAFDSGFTMGLMRKDVGLALDLAKNTDVDLSGFEKIADIWLNGSTDIADGDDFNAIVKTNAKEV, from the coding sequence ATGGCTACCCAACTGATCAAAACCGGGTTTGACGTAACCTGCTTTGATCCAAGTCCAGAGAATAGCGGAAAAATGTCAGCCCTTGGGGCTACGACAACCGCTTCTGCCGGCGTCTTGGCCAAATCCTGTGATGGGATCATTCTTTCTTTGCCCAAGGCGGCAGTGGTCGAGGCCGTGATGGACGAAATATTGCCTGATATTCAGGTTGGAACGGTCATTTTGGATGCCTCAACATCAGAGCCCGCAACATCGCAAGCCATGTCCGCCAAAGGGGCAGAACATGGGTTTGTCTTTGTTGATGGCCCAGTCAGTGGTGGCCCAGCAGCGGCCAATGCCGGCACGATGACAATGTTGTTGGGCGGCGACGTTGACGCGATTGAAACGTTGCGGCCTGTCCTGGATGCGCTCACCGCAAAGACGGTAAGGGTCGGTGGGTCGGGCGCTGGCCATGCGGCCAAGATCGCGAACAATATGCTGTGCGCGGCCAATCTGGTGTTGGTCGGCGAAGCGATCCGTCTTGGTCAAGCTGCGGGGGTCAAACCCGAAGATCTGTTGGAAGGGATCAATGCAGGGTCTGGTCGCAGCGGTGTGAGTGAGGTCAATTTCCCCAAATGGGTGCTGAACGACGCCTTTGATTCTGGATTTACGATGGGATTGATGCGCAAAGATGTAGGCCTCGCGCTTGATCTTGCGAAAAATACGGATGTTGATCTAAGCGGTTTTGAAAAGATCGCTGACATCTGGCTCAATGGGTCAACAGACATCGCCGACGGCGACGACTTTAACGCCATTGTCAAAACCAACGCGAAGGAGGTTTGA
- a CDS encoding aldehyde dehydrogenase family protein, which produces MSDRKQKLQDAMAALGLGSHPQCLINGILTEGTGADVQLVDPFTEEVLLTYPDAGEALATKACEAAQNAQVGWAKGISAAARGQVMQNIVGIVLANVEPLATIEAIVAGKPIRDCRIEVAKVAEMFAYYAGWADKLHGEVIPVPSGHLNYTQREPLGVVFQITPWNAPIFTAGWQIAPAIATGNGVVIKPSELTPITTVALVKLAESVGLPDGLVNVLCGLGPTSGQAAIAHAAVRKVVFVGSPETGKRVAVAAAKALKPAVLELGGKSANIVFDDANLEHACLGAQAAIFSGAGQSCVAGSRLLVHKSVHAELVDMLSKGMNNIKLGDPLDDATEIGPISNARQFAHVSDMVALAKNEGASILTRSDTQDQGYFVPPTILTGLSNGTKAAQQEIFGPVVTAIPFEDESDAIELANATDFGLAGAVWTADVGRAHRMADAVRAGTFWINSYKAIHVSSPFGGSLSSGFGRSSGTDALMEYTSAKSVWLDSAPKPRIAFGYVS; this is translated from the coding sequence ATGTCAGATCGCAAGCAAAAACTACAGGACGCAATGGCCGCACTTGGGCTTGGTTCGCACCCCCAATGCCTGATCAACGGCATTCTGACTGAAGGAACAGGAGCTGACGTTCAGCTGGTTGATCCTTTCACAGAAGAGGTTTTGCTGACTTATCCGGATGCAGGCGAAGCACTGGCGACAAAGGCCTGCGAAGCCGCTCAAAATGCGCAGGTTGGTTGGGCCAAGGGTATCTCGGCGGCGGCTCGTGGTCAGGTCATGCAAAACATCGTGGGCATTGTTCTGGCCAATGTGGAACCGCTGGCCACGATTGAGGCCATCGTCGCTGGCAAGCCGATACGTGACTGCCGGATCGAAGTTGCGAAAGTCGCGGAAATGTTCGCCTATTATGCGGGATGGGCTGATAAGCTGCATGGTGAGGTTATCCCCGTGCCGTCTGGTCACCTGAATTACACGCAACGTGAACCGCTGGGTGTTGTCTTCCAGATCACCCCTTGGAACGCACCGATTTTCACCGCCGGATGGCAAATCGCACCAGCGATTGCGACCGGCAATGGTGTGGTGATCAAACCGAGTGAACTGACTCCGATCACAACCGTCGCCCTCGTTAAACTTGCCGAAAGCGTGGGCTTGCCTGATGGTTTGGTTAACGTGCTTTGCGGATTAGGTCCGACATCTGGACAGGCGGCAATCGCGCATGCGGCAGTTCGCAAAGTCGTTTTTGTTGGCTCGCCTGAGACAGGCAAACGGGTTGCGGTTGCAGCAGCCAAAGCGTTGAAACCAGCGGTACTAGAACTTGGCGGCAAGTCCGCGAACATCGTTTTTGATGATGCCAATCTGGAACATGCATGCCTTGGCGCTCAGGCGGCGATCTTCTCTGGGGCAGGGCAAAGTTGTGTGGCCGGATCACGTCTGCTTGTGCATAAGTCGGTTCACGCAGAACTGGTCGATATGCTGTCTAAGGGCATGAACAACATCAAACTGGGCGACCCACTGGATGACGCCACTGAAATTGGCCCCATCAGCAATGCCCGCCAGTTTGCCCATGTCAGCGACATGGTGGCACTTGCCAAAAACGAAGGCGCTTCGATCCTCACACGCTCTGACACCCAAGATCAGGGTTACTTTGTCCCACCTACCATCCTGACCGGATTGTCCAATGGGACAAAGGCCGCACAGCAGGAAATCTTTGGTCCTGTTGTTACGGCGATCCCATTCGAAGACGAATCCGACGCAATCGAACTCGCTAACGCCACTGATTTCGGACTGGCGGGTGCAGTGTGGACGGCCGACGTGGGACGGGCGCATCGAATGGCCGATGCTGTGCGTGCGGGTACGTTTTGGATCAACAGCTACAAGGCGATCCATGTCTCCTCGCCTTTTGGTGGTTCACTTAGCTCTGGCTTTGGGCGCTCTAGTGGCACAGATGCGTTGATGGAATACACCTCTGCCAAGAGCGTCTGGCTTGACAGCGCGCCCAAACCACGCATCGCATTCGGGTATGTTTCCTAA
- a CDS encoding serine acetyltransferase yields the protein MKLVDDVRALLNDDPQLAQLLNLSDFEDFPQLAGALFSQICNSDAIGNVVQLVYASDSQLVETTLYDIAETARRNFEPGGQSATLLFSRGVQAIMAHRVAHKLWMDGDTHLALATKARCGRAFATDIHPAAQIGAGLWLDHGLGFVVGETSVIGEDVSIWHNVTLGSTLNDSGARRHPHVGRGAVIGAGAVLLGGITIGAHANIAAGSIVVDDIPKGMVAVGSKASIRGPARVSFTQTSEPSS from the coding sequence ATGAAACTGGTTGATGACGTCCGTGCATTACTGAACGATGACCCTCAATTGGCACAGCTGCTTAATCTCAGCGATTTTGAGGATTTTCCGCAATTGGCAGGGGCTTTGTTCAGTCAGATCTGCAACAGCGATGCCATTGGGAACGTCGTGCAGTTGGTTTACGCTTCCGATAGCCAATTGGTGGAAACCACCCTTTATGACATTGCCGAAACCGCACGTCGTAATTTCGAACCAGGCGGCCAATCTGCAACCTTGCTATTTTCGCGCGGTGTGCAGGCCATCATGGCGCACCGCGTCGCCCATAAACTTTGGATGGACGGTGACACACATCTCGCCCTCGCGACCAAGGCGAGGTGCGGTCGGGCATTCGCGACCGACATTCACCCAGCCGCGCAGATCGGCGCTGGGCTGTGGCTTGATCATGGCTTAGGCTTTGTTGTCGGTGAGACATCTGTGATCGGCGAAGACGTTTCGATCTGGCACAACGTCACCTTAGGCAGCACCCTGAATGACAGCGGCGCGCGGCGACATCCTCATGTTGGTAGGGGGGCTGTAATTGGTGCAGGCGCCGTCCTATTGGGGGGTATCACCATCGGGGCCCACGCCAATATCGCTGCTGGTTCCATTGTCGTGGACGACATTCCCAAAGGCATGGTTGCCGTTGGATCAAAGGCCAGCATTCGGGGCCCGGCCCGCGTCAGTTTTACTCAGACAAGTGAACCTTCTTCATGA